ttttatagttgataataatttcgtccccccatgggatcgaaccaccgtcccatTTGGATGGGGAACgtaaatcaggaacggacagtggaGACCCTACCGcttctgctatcagagaggctaaaggtttatatcaattctgagcATTATAAATCATCGCCAGtccgatctcgttgtattcgtaattagaatcaatagtgaaaccccctccactatgctagccgattcgagcgttttgacccacgcagccttgttatgaataccttatcacatcaccgtgattcatataaatcattcgagatacaaatgtcctttaatatctaattcgctctacctcggaattgaaatattttcatatatataccgagggggaattttttagttgataataatttcgtccctccatgggatcgaaccaccatccagttggacggggaacgaaatcaggaacggacagtgatgcTTGtgatctgctatcagagaggctaaaggtttatattgattttgagcattacaaatcaccgccgatctcgttgtattcgtaattagaatcgatatgaaaccccctccaccatggtagccgattcgagcgtttgacccacgcagccttgttaagaatacttatcacattaccgtgattcatataaatcattcaaactacaaatgtcctttaatatctaactcgctctacctcggaattgatatattttcatatatgtaccgagaggggaattttttagttgataataatttcgtccccccatgggatcgaaccaccgtccagttggacggggaacaaaatcaggaacggacagtgacgctaccgaatctgctatcagagaggctaaaggtttatatcgattctgaccattattAATCACCGCCGATCTCAGTGTTATTCGTATTAAgcaatcgatatgaaaccccctccaccatgctagccgattcgagcgtttgacccacgcagccttgttatgaatacttatcacatcaccgtgattcatataaatcattcgagctacaaatgtcctttaatatctaattcgctctacctcggaattgatatattttcatatatgtaccgagggggaattttttagttgataataatttcgtccccccatgggatcgaaccaccgtccagttggatggggaacgaaatcaggaacggacagtgaccctaccgaatctgctatcagagaggctaaaggtttatatcaattctgagcattataaatcaccgccgatctcgttgtattcgtaattagaatcaatatgaaaccccctccactatgctagccgattcgagcgtttgacccacgcagccttgttatcaatacttatcacattactgtgattcatataaatcattcgagctacaaatgtcctttaatatctaattcgctctacctcggaattgatatattttcatatatgtaccgagagggaattttttagttgataataattttgttcccccatgggatagaaccactgtccagttggttggggaacgaaatcaggaatggacagtgacgctagcgaatctgctatcagagaggctaaaggtaaatatcgattctgaccattacaaatcaccagccatctcgttgtattcgtaattagaatcgatatgaaaccccctccaccatgctagccgattcgagcgtttgggacccacgcagccttgttatgaaacttatcacatcaccgtgcttcatataaaatcattcgagatacaaatgtcctttaatatctaattcgctctacctcgatataaacctttagcctctctgatagcagattcggtagcgtcactgtccgttcctgattttgttacccgtccaactggacggtggtttgatcccatggggggacgaaattattatcactaaaaaattccccctacgtacatatatgaaaatatatcaattaggaggtagagcgaattagatattaaaggacatttgtagctcgattgatttatatgaatcacggtgatgtgataagtattcttaacaaggctgcgtgggtcaaacgctcgaatcggctagcatggtggagggggtttcatatcgattctaattacgaatacaacgagatcggcggtgatttgtaatggtcagaatcgatataaacctttaccctctctgatagcagattcggtagcgacactgtccattcctgatttcgttccccgtccaactggacggtggttcgatcccatgggggacaaatattatcaactaaaaaattccccctcgtacatatatgaaaatatatcaattccgaggtagagcgaattagatattaaaggacatttgtagctcgaatgatttatatgaatcacggtgatgtgataagtattgataacaaggctgcgtgggtcaaacacttgaatcggctagcatggtggagggggtttcatatcgattctaattacgaatacaacaagatcggcggtgatttgtaatggtcagaatcgatataaccctttagcctctctgatagtagattcggtagcgtcactgtccgttcctgatttcgttccccagtCCAACTGGTCGGTGGTTCGATcgcatggggggacgaaattattatcaactaaaaaatccccctcggtacatatatgaaaatatatcaattccgaggtagagcgaattagatataaaggacattttgtagctcgaatggtgtatatatatatatatatatatatatatatatatatatatatatatatatatatatatacataatatatatatatatatatatatatatatatatatattatatatatatatatatatatatatatatatatatatatataatatatatatatatatatatatatatatatatatatatatatctatatatatcaatatacagatatatatcttcttttcagCTTGAAAAGACTGCGCATATGACGCCTGATGAGCGTGAAACTTACCTGGCTAATTTCCTGTATTTTCCCCCGGGAACAAGCAATGAACAGGTGATCAAGACTTACAATGAATGGGCGCCAACATATGAGGAGGTGAGTATTTCAGTAACTGATTCATTAATAAagcaatatattattttaataactgataattgattttcctatataattttaaattattttctgttatttgttatttattccattattcaTCATTCTCCATTTAAACTACGACCGTTCGCAGGGTAACTAACTTTGTTAATGTGGCCAACTTCCTCATAGTTAACTGGCattgtaaggaaaaatatatagcatgcaaatcaactctctctctctctctctctctctctctctatctctgaggAAAAATTTAACGAATGAAAAGTTTTTTGAGAAACATTATTGATCTTGATTAGTGTTCATGAGAGAGAAGGATCCTTAATTCCGTACCAATTTAGAGAAGTGTAGCTTTTTAAACTGGTTCATTAATTAGATATTCACAGGAGAATCAACGAGCCTGCGTTAGTATTAGCCCCGTAAAAGGGTAGATCCGTCATACACCGCACTCGATACGCTGTAGGCGTTCCgtaaggtcctttgcagcatcccttcggcccctagctgcagccacttttattcctattattttacctccattcatattctctttcttccattttactttccaccctctgctaacaattattttataaggcaactgcgaagttttcgtcctgctacacctttgaaatctttttactctaaatttccctttcaactgtgaatgacctcgtaggccccagtgcttgggctttggctTAAATCAATAGGCCAGCCAGAGCCTTCTCGTCAGGCAGCAATGAATCGCGCCAAATTCAGGATAGAACTGATGTCTTTTGGTATTCCATCCAACACAGACTCTGAGTGCAGGAGGTTACACAGCCTACCTGCTAGGCGCCGACGAAGTGACGTCTCGGGTACCAGAAGACCAGCGTCATACCCTGAGGGTGTTGGATGTCGCCGCGGGCACGGGAAGGGTGGGACTCGAACTCCGTAACAGAGGCTTCAAGTGAGTTCCGTTTACCATTTGCAGCTGTAGTCATTCCAAAATTAAATGAGCTCTCTGGCAGGGCTCCCCACGTGTGGTTAATCTCCGGGCATCTGCCAAATCTGTAACAGCCAAATATCATAATTTTCGTTGCACAAAATTTTAAGTCAATTACGTACATAGGTTCACGATTGAGTAAGTTTTTTTCTATATGCAAGAACAATAAAACggaatcagattttctatcaacatggcatctcattttggcgTTGTTTCCAATATTTCAAACAGCTCCAAGTGCGTTTAAATCCACGGATAAGCTGTTAGATTCTCTCCAGGGGCGGACCTTCGGGGGCCAAGGTATTTGTACGGAGGCATTTCCCCTTTCTACAAATattttgatttcttaatatcataGGTAAGGTTTGGCTCTGTTGGGAGCCATACTTTTCGTCATTCTGGAGAAGTCCatagttgcaacctctttcattccttttactgtgcctccattagaaataattttttcgtcTTACTTCCGCtcttttctaacaattgtttcatagtgcaactgcgaagttttttttttcatcgttgaatgacctcattgggcCATGCGCTCATCCTTCGGCCTAAAGTAtattctatctatcaatctatctatcctGGAAAATTAAGCAGATGGGAACAATTCAGACTACATCTTCCTGTCAATGTAAATAAGTGCTAATGTCAGTTTGTATAGCTACCCATACCTGGGAAACTTCATTTGAGACATTGCggagatacaagaattttttagtAATACACTAACAGAAGTCATTATGGTTTATGTAAGAATATTTACCTATGCCCTTACAGATTAATCGACGCACTTGAACCCAGCGAGGGAATGATGAAGCGTCTGGAAAAAACTGGAGTTTACACGaagaaatacttagagtttttagGCTATGGGGCAAAATCTGTTCCTAGTGGTAAGTATTGAGTGTGGCAGGTGTCTCGAAATGACTGTGGTCTTGCTTCAATGCTTGCAGAATGGAGAGGGAATAGTATTGTAACTATTTGTACTTATCAACAGTATTATATTTGAAttctgagttctctctctctctctctctctctctctctctctctctctctctctctctctctctctctacaattcacgcataaacagataaaaaaaactacctcGATTTTCTCTGAGATCATGAATTAAGTCTAAAAAAACAAGTCTCGTGTTAAAAACTGTTCACCCCATAAATCATGTCCACATTGATTTGCAATAGTTAACTGAATTCTGGAGACGTGAGCTGCAAAATTATCTTTGTAGGTTGCTCTTAGATAAAGCGAACTAATAACAACGCTATTGTAACGATGATCAACATCAAAGTATTTACGACAGAAATTCTGATCACGGATGTTCGCCACTGTTGCTCAAAAGCTGTGAAATGCAATGCAGATCTGAGAGTGAATCCTTAATCTTTAGATCGTAAGGTAAAGTATCGGTTCTCTCCTACTGACGCTCAGCTTTAGAATGATCGTAATCGTTTTTCCTCCATGTTTAAACCTGTCCCTTCTTCCTATCTTATCTTTTTCTTGCTTTCGCCGGGCAAGGTCtaggaaaacaaaaagataagTGGCAGATAAAACAGCTACAAACCTTGTTTAATACCCTTATTTAATGCAAACACTATAGAATATGGTATTGgcattgattttccttataaGTACACCAATATGACCAGCTGTGAACTAGGAAAGTACAAGATGTCAGAATATTGCCAGCACTAATAACTGCATGACAATTTTATTTCAGGCAGCACAGGATCTAGAAATGAAATGGCGCATTAATTTGAACCATAGATGTGATCAAAATTCAGTTAGAAGGCTAAAGCCTTTTTAAGTGTCAGTCGTTGTTATCAATAGATCCAGCACTTTTGGTCATAGGCTTCCCTCTCCTTCCTTGGTTTTATTTCCTGTATTACTTTCCTCATTAAAACCCCGCACCTGACAGACTTTCAGGTTTTCTCTGTTGATTTTCAACCCAGTAACATATCAGTTTCCAATACTTACGCAAGCATGTAGCCATTCTCAGCGTTTACTGAATACCATTGATAGACCAGTCTAGTTGGGTAAAAGGTGGCCATCATACTCTACTGTGTGATTGGTCTGGCCGGTGTCAACTAAATCCTCTTAATGAGGAGATTTATTCTCAAAAGCTAGGACTACTGTTTTTACAATTTTCGAAAAGCATAAATTCCTGCAATTTTTcactgaattaaaattttttcaacgTACATATCTATACCTGGGGCTTTGGATTTTTTAGTATAATTTTCTTAGTTTTGGCTGTCAGATTTAATTTAGAATTGATAAATTGACGCTAGTAGTTTTCCATCGATTTCCTCTTTCTGACTACAAATTCAaggaaagttaatttttttttatcattaaacctCTACGTCTTTTCCTATTACCAGTtgctaaagatatttttttacccATTTTGAAAATTggccaaatgaaaaaaataatgaatatttaattacCCTTACAGCAAAGAATTCAATACTTATTCTTTTAGCTGCGGTATACCAAACGcattttgaatgaatgaataaatactaTTTAACCACCTAACTTTCACTTTCTTTCCTAGACGCATACGATGTTCTCATCTGCGCAGGAGGTATGCTGGAGGGGCACATACCCGCTAAGGGTATTGAAGATATGATAAGGGTAACTAAGCCTGGTGAGTCTTGTTTATTTAGGTATTATCTGACAAAGAGGAGTTTAACTGGTGTCTCTCTACCCATTTCTAAAAAGTATTCTTGACTGTAAGTTTCTCgtgtaatgaataagaaaatattggTATTTCTATTGCACACTTATCTCggaatacataaaacaaaatgtcCACTTAGacgtgaattttattttcctgctGGATCAGCTGACTGTTCTATTTGATTAGGTAACCCTTCCTCACTATTGATTCAATTTCACAGGAGGACTAATCCTCATCAAGTTTgttgaagaaaacaaaaagtttctTGCACGAGTGGGTGGAAGGATATAAGGGTACTTGAGCATTACATGAAATCTTTGCAAGAAAAAAGCTACTGGACGAAGGTAGGGGAAGTATTTTTTACTTTGGGTACTTAACTGCTTTTTGGTTTGAATTTGCTCCGtgtatacctacatacacacatatatatatatatatatatatgtatatatatatatatgtatatatgttatatatatatatatatatatatgtatgtatatatatatatatatatatatatatatatatatatatatatacatatatatatatatatatatatatatgtatatatatatatatatatatttatatatatatatatatatatatatatatatatatatatatatatatatatatatatatatatatatatatatatatgtgtgtgtgggtgtgtgtgtgtgtgtgtgtgtgtgtgcgtgtaactgaatcacgaaagtatatatattaaatatatatttgtatatatatatttatatatatacatagatatatatatatatatatatatatatatatagatagatagatagatatacatctatatattctatgcaatatatatatatatatatatcatatatctatatctatatatatatatatatatatatatatatatatatatatatatatatatatatatatatatatatatatatatatatatatatatatatatatatcatatatatatatactgtatatatatatatatatatatatatatatatatatctatatatatatatatatatatatatatatataatatatattatatatatatatatatatatatatatatatatatatatatatatatatatatatatatatatatatatatatatatatatatatatatatatatatatatatatatatatatatatatatatatatatatatcatatatatatatatatatatatatcatatatatatatagatatatatatatatatatatatatatatatatatatatatatgatatatatatatatatatatatatatatatatatatatagatatatatatagtatatatatatatatatataatatatatatacatatatatatatatatatattatataatatatatatatatatatatatatatacatatttatatatctatcatacatatatatatatatatatatatatatatatatatatacatatatactatatatatatatatatatatatatctatgtatatatatatatatatctatattatatatatatactatatatatatatatatatatatatatatatatcaaatatacacatatatatattatagtatatatatatatatatata
This is a stretch of genomic DNA from Macrobrachium nipponense isolate FS-2020 chromosome 38, ASM1510439v2, whole genome shotgun sequence. It encodes these proteins:
- the LOC135209739 gene encoding uncharacterized protein LOC135209739; translation: MESGTDRVVKLLEKTAHMTPDERETYLANFLYFPPGTSNEQVIKTYNEWAPTYEETLSAGGYTAYLLGADEVTSRVPEDQRHTLRVLDVAAGTGRVGLELRNRGFKLIDALEPSEGMMKRLEKTGVYTKKYLEFLGYGAKSVPSDAYDVLICAGGMLEGHIPAKGIEDMIRVTKPGESCLFRYYLTKRSLTGVSLPISKKYS